Proteins from a single region of Ogataea parapolymorpha DL-1 chromosome IV, whole genome shotgun sequence:
- a CDS encoding Protein kinase implicated in activation of the plasma membrane H(+)-ATPase Pma1p — MPSRFGSLTNLGHKHHDEHHPKDSGTHSLAIGSSLMTHSNSSRRSFFGISMGKASSNESHDSFHSDEHNNHHNYPHYHQTPHDLERRVPQRNTSMVQLKRFFRPSKRHDFGGSSSSLSGHRTQETSSTNVSPNISHSDLASPTFTHDANNNMIVKPDPRFWADLEGSLTKKYGKLGKVLGSGAGGSVRLLVRESDGVTFAVKEFVPRRPNESVKEYARKCTAEFCIGSTLHHPNIIQTIDIISEHNQYFEVMEYAPIDFFGVVMAGKMTRSEINCFLKQITMGVQYLHSVGLAHRDLKLDNCVVTTEGILKLIDFGSAVVFKYPFEEEIVYAHGIVGSDPYLAPEVLTHTESYDPQLVDIWSIGIIYCCMTLRRFPWKAPKPEDPSFNLYCQEDDVPHDYVESARHHKQLLLERKRKLLEQKENEKNLEQSAESKQQEEPEVKQLCEQTERLGVENKDPGAKKEKPLANIIEKPDEQKKDAQETSQEQPSKMPENFDFSKLPDPSLVAVDPPKIGEPQQQESENEKSDKQEKPERRHAGISRSHRQIHGPYRLMRLLPHAARPLLSRILTVDPERRATMKDIFEDEWFSEIKYCTIDAKGNTINDPSHKHNLDC; from the coding sequence ATGCCTAGTCGATTTGGATCTTTGACCAATTTGGGACACAAACACCATGACGAACACCACCCGAAAGACTCCGGGACTCATTCTCTGGCAATCGGTAGCTCGCTGATGACTCATTCGAATAGCTCGCGACGGTCGTTCTTCGGTATTAGTATGGGCAAGGCTTCATCAAACGAATCGCATGATTCGTTTCACTCTGATGAACACAATAATCATCACAACTATCCGCACTACCACCAAACGCCTCACGATCTCGAGCGTAGAGTCCCGCAAAGGAACACCTCCATGGTACAACTGAAGCGGTTCTTCCGCCCATCCAAGAGACACGACTTTGGTGgatccagctcgtcgctATCCGGTCATCGGACTCAGGAAACCTCATCAACTAACGTGTCTCCGAATATATCCCACTCGGACCTGGCTTCCCCTACATTTACACATGATGCCAATAATAACATGATTGTGAAGCCGGACCCTCGATTTTGGGCAGATCTGGAGGGCTCGCTTACGAAGAAATACGGAAAACTGGGAAAGGTTTTAGGCTCAGGAGCCGGTGGGTCCGTTAGATTACTTGTTCGTGAGAGTGACGGAGTAACATTTGCAGTGAAGGAGTTTGTGCCTCGAAGACCCAACGAGAGCGTTAAGGAGTATGCCAGGAAGTGCACTGCCGAGTTTTGCATTGGAAGCACGCTCCATCATCCGAATATCATTCAAACGATCGACATAATCAGTGAACATAATCAATACTTCGAGGTGATGGAGTATGCTCCGATAGATTTCTTTGGAGTCGTTATGGCTGGCAAAATGACGCGCTCAGAAATCAACTGTTTTCTCAAACAGATCACCATGGGCGTCCAATATTTGCATTCTGTGGGACTGGCCCATCGAGATCTTAAGCTGGATAACTGCGTGGTGACGACAGAGGGCATACTGAAACTTATCGACTTTGGCTCTGCCGTTGTCTTCAAGTACCCCTTTGAAGAGGAAATAGTTTATGCCCATGGAATTGTCGGGTCGGACCCATACCTTGCCCCAGAAGTGTTAACTCATACCGAAAGCTACGACCCTCAATTGGTGGACATCTGGTCCATCGGCATAATATACTGCTGCATGACCCTAAGAAGATTCCCATGGAAGGCCCCCAAGCCAGAGGACCCAAGCTTCAACCTCTACTGCCAGGAAGATGATGTTCCACATGATTACGTAGAAAGTGCGAGACACCACAAGCAGCTTCTATTGGAAAGAAAGAGGaagcttctggagcagaaggagaacgagaagaaCCTCGAGCAGTCCGCGGAAAGCAAGCAACAGGAAGAGCCGGAAGTCAAGCAGCTTTGCGAGCAGACCGAACGTTTAGGTGTGGAAAATAAGGATCCAGgagcaaagaaagaaaagcCACTTGCAAACATAATAGAGAAGCCGGACGAGCAGAAGAAGGATGCACAGGAAACTTCCCAAGAACAGCCCTCAAAGATGCCGGAAAACTTTGATTTCAGCAAACTGCCTGATCCGTCACTGGTGGCAGTGGATCCTCCAAAGATTGGTGAACCACAACAACAAGAGTCGGAGAACGAAAAGTCTGACAAGCAGGAGAAGCCTGAACGGCGCCACGCAGGAATCTCGCGGTCTCACCGTCAAATACATGGTCCATACAGGCTCATGAGGCTGCTGCCACATGCTGCACGGCCTCTACTCTCCAGAATTTTGACGGTGGATCCAGAGCGGCGTGCAACCATGAAAGACATCTTTGAGGATGAGTGGTTTTCAGAAATCAAATACTGTACGATTGACGCGAAGGGAAACACCATCAACGATCCTTCGCACAAACACAATCTGGACTGTTAA
- a CDS encoding Vacuolar aspartic protease has translation MKLSFPTLYSLALVLGLVSLADAKVHKAPIKKAPAQATYQDVTVGDYVESLKQKYVTTYNKFIAAQQNDQQIISIGKRSDESASSGHNTPLTNYLNAQYFTEIQLGTPGQSFKVILDTGSSNLWVPSSDCTSLACYLHTKYDHDESSTYQKNGSSFAIQYGSGSLEGYVSQDTLTIGDLVIPKQDFAEATSEPGLAFAFGKFDGILGLAYDTISVNRIVPPIYNAINLGLLDTPQFGFYLGDTSKSEQDGGEATFGGYDVSKYTGDITWLPVRRKAYWEVKFSGIALGDEYAPLENTGAAIDTGTSLIALPSQLAEILNSQIGAEKSWSGQYQIDCDKRDSLPDLTFNFDGYNFTISPYDYTLEVSGSCISAFTPMDLPAPIGPMAIIGDAFLRRYYSVYDLGRDAVGLAKAV, from the coding sequence ATGAAACTCTCTTTCCCAACCCTTTACTCGCTTGCTCTTGTGCTTGGATTGGTCTCCCTGGCCGATGCCAAGGTCCACAAAGCTCCCATCAAAAAAGCTCCTGCACAGGCTACTTACCAGGATGTTACTGTCGGCGATTATGTTGAGTCGTTGAAGCAAAAGTATGTTACAACTTACAACAAGTTTATCGCCGCCCAACAGAATGACCAGCAAATTATCTCGATCGGCAAGCGTTCTGACGAGAGTGCAAGCTCGGGTCACAACACTCCTTTGACCAACTATCTCAATGCCCAATACTTCACCGAGATTCAATTGGGCACTCCTGGCCAATCGTTCAAGGTTATCCTCGACACCGGTTCCTCTAACCTGTGGGTTCCTAGTAGCGATTGCACGTCCTTGGCCTGTTACTTGCATACTAAATACGACCACGATGAGTCGTCCACTTACCAGAAGAACGGTTCTTCGTTTGCTATTCAATATGGCTCGGGTTCCCTCGAGGGTTACGTTTCCCAAGACACACTGACTATTGGTGACCTTGTCATCCCTAAACAGGATTTCGCCGAGGCTACTAGCGAGCCTGGCTTGGCTTTTGCTTTTGGAAAGTTTGACGGTATTCTGGGTCTGGCTTACGACACGATCTCGGTCAACAGAATCGTTCCTCCAATTTACAATGCTATCAATTTGGGATTGCTGGACACCCCACAATTCGGATTTTACCTTGGTGACACTTCGAAGTCCGAGCAGGATGGAGGAGAGGCTACCTTTGGTGGATACGATGTGTCTAAGTACACAGGCGATATCACCTGGTTGCCAGTCAGAAGAAAGGCTTATTGGGAAGTGAAGTTTAGTGGTATTGCCCTTGGTGACGAATACGCTCCATTGGAGAACACCGGAGCTGCCATTGATACCGGAACCTCTTTGATTGCTCTTCCATCTCAATTGGCTGAGATTTTGAACTCTCAAATTGGTGCCGAGAAGTCATGGTCTGGACAGTACCAGATCGATTGTGACAAGAGAGACTCACTGCCTGACCTCACTTTCAACTTCGATGGTTACAACTTTACCATCTCGCCTTATGACTACACTTTGGAAGTTTCTGGTTCTTGTATTTCTGCATTCACTCCAATGGACCTCCCAGCCCCAATTGGTCCAATGGCCATCATTGGTGACGCTTTCCTCAGAAGATACTACTCTGTCTATGACCTTGGCAGAGACGCTGTCGGATTGGCTAAGGCTGTGTAA
- a CDS encoding Trimethyl guanosine synthase, conserved nucleolar methyl transferase: METEILDRREKIPKDLVKYWKSRYTLFSKFDDGIKLTRELWFSVTPQDLAVYTAKFIRHCYPDTQTVLDLFCGGGGNSIQFIRVYQKCVCVDYNEVNLACTANNVHVYFDQNQLDQAGKSLQLLNCDWKYALPNDNPEDPVAYAQTQSIVKSLKVDIIFASPPWGGPKYLDQETFDLRALEPLPLDDLLRSCLQISDKIVLFLPRNSDLDQLHRMSMEVFGPAVKVRVTKAKINGRIKGLLCFWGSNFYDYQRN; this comes from the coding sequence ATGGAGACGGAGATTCTCGACAGACGGGAAAAGATCCCCAAAGATCTCGTAAAATACTGGAAATCGCGCTACACACTATTCAGCAAGTTTGACGATGGCATCAAACTGACCAGAGAACTGTGGTTCAGCGTGACTCCGCAAGATCTTGCCGTATACACTGCAAAATTTATTAGACATTGCTATCCAGACACCCAGACTGTGCTCGATCTGTTTTGTGGCGGCGGCGGTAACTCCATCCAATTCATCAGAGTATATCAAAAGTGTGTTTGTGTCGACTACAACGAGGTAAATCTCGCATGTACGGCTAATAATGTGCATGTCTATTTCGACCAAAACCAACTCGACCAGGCCGGAAAAAGCttgcagctgctcaattGTGATTGGAAATACGCCCTCCCCAATGATAACCCCGAGGATCCTGTTGCATAcgctcaaactcaaagtATAGTGAAGAGTCTCAAAGTGGACATTATATTTGCATCTCCGCCGTGGGGCGGTCCAAAGTACCTCGACCAGGAGACTTTTGATTTGCGCGCGCTTGAACCATTACCGCTAGACGACCTTCTGAGAAGCTGCCTACAAATCTCGGATAAGATAGTGCTTTTCCTGCCGCGAAACTCTGACCTGGACCAGTTACACCGAATGTCGATGGAAGTCTTCGGCCCTGCAGTGAAAGTGCGGGTCACAAAGGCCAAGATAAACGGCAGGATCAAAGGACTGCTTTGTTTTTGGGGATCTAATTTTTACGATTATCAGCGAAACTAA
- a CDS encoding Pseudouridine synthase, translating into MKRKLADIERQKADSGITEEHVGITEYICKGGDRIAGLLKQRYTDFLVNEIGLDGKVIHLEDLGFPEEEPEKDTDSEKSARGAFNIPEDKKSDLIAILGESDVEKLLQIPVSGEKLVTEKVFESKDDRTKLHRLVRELFKNRLESLTMATNQFEISLSSKNSKRRTVINHNLGDRKRYLHAVLYKENKETMEVAGLLAKFLNIPVKNVKYAGTKDRRGVTVQKISLERISVERINNLNRALRGFQIGGFSYADEPLRLGDLRGNEFIITIKDVTLNGETLDIPTLEQKLAPIFESIDKYGFINYFGMQRFGTFSVSTHEVGKCLLQSEWKKAGELILSEQEVVLPDSVEARRIWKETRDASQALKKMPRRCSAEFSILSRLEHDQKGEDGEYSENSYFKALMGIPRNLRIMYGHAYQSYVWNMVASARMRLFGMEVVAGDLVIDNSVTVEQDDDFEEDVKKETFVRAKPVTQEDVDNKTYSIHDIVLPTPGFDVLYPENETLRQTYVDVMAKDGLDPFKMSRRVREFSLAGSYRHVFGRVDGLKYYFCKYDANTDSLVRTDLELLRLRQQGKEEPRLISRPEGSKVALVVQMQLGVSAYATMALREIIDGQQ; encoded by the coding sequence ATGAAGCGGAAGCTCGCCGATATAGAGcgccaaaaagctgacTCGGGCATCACCGAAGAGCACGTAGGCATTACAGAATACATATGCAAGGGAGGCGATAGAATTGCTGGGCTTTTGAAGCAGAGATACACCGATTTCCTTGTCAATGAAATAGGTTTGGATGGAAAAGTTATCCATCTGGAGGATTTGGGGTTCCCTGAAGAGGAACCCGAGAAAGATACCGACTCAGAAAAATCAGCAAGAGGCGCATTCAATATCCCCGAAGACAAAAAATCTGATTTAATCGCCATTCTAGGAGAATCAGACGTTGAGAAGCTTTTGCAGATCCCAGTCTCTGGTGAGAAACTCGTCACTGAAAAGGTATTTGAGAGCAAGGATGACAGAACCAAATTGCATAGGCTTGTGCGCGAACTGTTCAAAAACCGTCTCGAGAGCCTGACCATGGCTACCAATCAGTTTGAAATTtcgctgagctcgaaaaatagCAAGCGGCGAACCGTGATAAATCACAACTTGGGCGACCGCAAGCGCTATTTGCATGCTGTTCTATACAAGGAGAATAAGGAGACCATGGAAGTTGCTGGGCTTTTAGCGAAGTTTCTCAACATTCCTGTAAAAAACGTGAAATATGCGGGAACTAAAGACAGACGTGGAGTGACGGTGCAAAAGATATCTCTGGAACGCATTTCAGTGGAAAGAATTAACAATCTAAATAGAGCTCTACGCGGGTTTCAGATAGGCGGCTTTAGCTATGCCGATGAGCCACTAAGATTGGGTGATCTCCGAGGGAACGAATTTAtcatcaccatcaaggaTGTCACTCTTAATGGAGAAACACTTGACATCCCAACTCTAGAACAAAAGCTCGCTCCTATATTCGAATCCATTGACAAATATGGCTTTATCAACTATTTCGGAATGCAGAGATTTGGCACATTTTCGGTCTCGACTCACGAGGTTGGCAAATGCCTGCTTCAAAGTGAGTGGAAAAAAGCAGGAGAATTAATTTTGAGCGAGCAGGAGGTTGTGCTACCCGATTCCGTTGAGGCTCGTAGAATCTGGAAAGAGACCAGGGACGCATCGCAGGCACTTAAAAAGATGCCCCGTCGCTGTAGTGCGGAGTTCTCCATTTTGAGCCGTCTTGAGCACGACCAAAAGGGCGAGGACGGAGAGTACTCTGAAAATTCTTATTTCAAAGCTCTAATGGGCATTCCTCGGAATTTGAGGATCATGTACGGCCATGCTTACCAATCTTATGTCTGGAACATGGTCGCGTCTGCAAGAATGAGACTGTTTGGCATGGAAGTTGTTGCAGGTGATCTCGTAATCGACAATTCCGTGACGGTGGAGcaggacgacgacttcGAGGAAGACGTCAAGAAAGAAACGTTTGTTCGTGCCAAGCCTGTCACCCAGGAGGATGTCGACAACAAGACATACTCCATCCATGACATAGTGCTGCCCACACCAGGATTTGACGTTCTCTACCCGGAGAACGAGACCCTGCGCCAGACATATGTGGACGTGATGGCCAAAGACGGGCTCGATCCGTTCAAGATGTCGCGCCGCGTGCGCGAGTTCTCACTTGCAGGCTCCTACCGCCACGTTTTTGGCCGCGTGGATGGCCTCAAGTACTACTTTTGCAAGTACGATGCCAACACCGATTCCTTGGTCCGCACagatctcgagctcctgCGCTTACGTCAGCAAGGAAAAGAGGAGCCACGCTTGATTTCGAGGCCAGAGGGTTCCAAAGTGGCGCTCGTTGTGCAGATGCAGCTGGGAGTGTCTGCGTATGCCACTATGGCCCTCAGAGAGATTATTGATGGACAGCAATGA
- a CDS encoding ser/thr/tyr protein kinase RAD53, which translates to MNGEASQKDQGQTTQPTQPTQPSAWDAPGNDVLAQELISTGVVCRLICTTSTDICRGKGYIDVILKTDTLEDKQEWIFGRRVESCDYPLKTKSNRISNKHFKLWMSTKNSNGGANGTLMIQDTATNGTWVNGTKLIKGTNYILTQGDEISIGIGVAADVIRFVVHFPKNGARDETPERNSNSSNAGIHMDFIVRDEIVGSGAFATVKKAIERATGETYAVKIISKKKALTGGMDGVTRELEILKKLDHPGIVRLKASYEDVENYYLVMEFVPGGDLMDFVASYGSVGEAAGREIAKQILQAIDYVHSRGISHRDLKPDNILIAQDDPVTVKITDFGLAKRQGIASIMKTFCGTLAYLAPEVISGKYGAKMATSKKRYMGKGRVFEDSYSNKVDIWSIGCLVFVILTAHLPFSGSTQETLFKNITNGNYHESLLKENGISLEGRDFVNRLLETDVSLRLDARQALHHPWINEMSTVDSQVSLSQSQSHQQRLSQALSMKAEPPVFKVPQVPKPSQRAHTAGVGEIDESVQEVEFIDSQPLSPQEQNREDENVPPGTFLTLKLIASELANKYEPVVHIKQGQPFFSIGRLDTLDYTISDERISKTHAVILKKRHPITTASSIYESPAMGLEDIWILDLSTNGCYVNDQKLKRGNKTKLFNGDVLSLFIDKQRGEKLAYKVIINDTTGLFKGATREERNVSIEPQDEADQKLPLLKKRQSNNIDKKRKHTEQHGINKRKRADLSNY; encoded by the coding sequence ATGAACGGGGAGgcttctcaaaaagatcaAGGCCAGACAACCCAACCCACTCAGCCGACACAACCGAGTGCCTGGGATGCGCCTGGCAATGACGTGCTTGCACAGGAACTGATCAGTACCGGGGTGGTTTGCAGGCTGATTTgcaccaccagcacagacaTATGTCGCGGAAAAGGCTACATTGACGTGATTCTGAAAACAGATACCTTGGAGGATAAGCAGGAGTGGATATTCGGACGCAGAGTAGAAAGTTGTGATTATCCGTTGAAAACCAAGAGCAACAGGATCAGCAACAAGCATTTTAAGCTCTGGATGAGTACCAAAAATTCCAACGGGGGAGCAAATGGTACTTTGATGATCCAGGACACAGCTACTAATGGTACATGGGTCAACGGGACCAAATTGATCAAGGGAACGAACTACATCTTGACGCAGGGCGACGAGATCAGTATAGGCATAGGAGTCGCCGCAGACGTGATACGATTTGTGGTGCACTTTCCGAAAAATGGTGCGCGCGACGAAACGCCAGAGCGAAACAGCAATAGCTCAAATGCAGGGATACATATGGATTTTATTGTGCGAGACGAAATCGTTGGCTCGGGTGCTTTTGCTACAGTCAAGAAGGCCATCGAACGAGCCACCGGTGAAACGTACGCTGTGAAAATCATaagcaagaagaaagcaTTAACAGGGGGTATGGATGGAGTGACTCGCGAATTGGAGATactcaaaaagctggacCACCCAGGAATCGTTAGATTAAAAGCTTCTTACGAGGACGTGGAAAATTACTATCTGGTGATGGAGTTTGTCCCTGGTGGAGATTTGATGGATTTTGTGGCGTCTTACGGATCTGttggagaagctgcagGCCGTGAAATAGCGAAGCAAATCTTACAGGCCATTGACTATGTGCATTCCAGAGGTATATCGCATCGAGACCTCAAGCCAGATAACATCCTAATAGCGCAGGATGATCCTGTAACCGTCAAAATAACAGACTTCGGGCTGGCAAAACGCCAGGGCATTGCTAGCATCATGAAGACTTTCTGCGGAACATTGGCCTATCTTGCGCCTGAGGTCATTTCTGGCAAATACGGGGCCAAGATGGCTACATCTAAAAAACGATACATGGGAAAAGGACGCGTTTTCGAAGATTCCTACTCGAACAAAGTGGACATCTGGTCGATCGGGTGTCTTGTATTTGTTATTCTCACTGCGCATTTGCCTTTCAGCGGGTCTACGCAGGAGACGCTATTCAAAAACATCACAAACGGAAATTACCACGAATCTTTGTTAAAGGAGAACGGAATATCGCTTGAAGGACGTGATTTTGTGAACAGACTTCTGGAGACCGACGTGTCGTTGCGTCTAGATGCTCGTCAGGCACTCCATCATCCGTGGATCAACGAAATGAGCACAGTTGACTCCCAGGTGAGTCTTTCTCAGAGTCAGTctcaccagcagcgtctTTCGCAAGCTTTGAGTATGAAAGCAGAACCACCCGTTTTCAAGGTTCCACAAGTGCCAAAGCCAAGTCAGCGAGCGCACACTGCTGGCGTGGGCGAGATAGATGAGTCAGTACAGGAGGTAGAATTTATCGATTCTCAGCCTCTATCTCCACAAGAACAGAATAGAGAAGACGAAAATGTGCCCCCGGGAACTTTCCTAACTCTGAAACTGATAGCATCGGAACTTGCCAATAAGTACGAGCCGGTGGTCCATATCAAGCAAGGACAgccatttttctccatcgGAAGACTAGACACACTGGACTATACAATCTCGGATGAGAGAATATCCAAAACCCATGCTGTGATACTTAAGAAACGCCATCCAATCACAACAGCCTCATCTATCTACGAATCACCAGCTATGGGATTGGAAGACATCTGGATATTGGATCTGAGCACCAATGGATGCTATGTTAATGATCAAAAGCTGAAAAGAGGAAATAAAACCAAACTTTTCAACGGCGACGTGCTGAGCCTGTTCATTGATAAACAGCGCGGAGAAAAATTGGCCTACAAAGTTATAATCAATGACACAACCGGGCTGTTCAAAGGAGCCACCAGGGAAGAGAGAAACGTAAGCATAGAGCCGCAAGATGAGGCAGACCAAAAGCTTCCGCTGCTAAAGAAGAGACAATCTAATAATATAGATAAAAAAAGGAAGCACACAGAGCAGCACGGGATCAACAAAAGGAAAAGAGCAGATTTAAGCAATTACTAG